GTCGACCGCCATGGTGCGTCCGTTGAGCACGTCGACGGTGCCCATGTCGGCGTCCCACAGGGTGAAGTAGTTCTCGGTCATCCGGTTCTTGCCCACCCGACCGTGGATTTCGTAACGTTCGTCCCCGGAGATCGGGATCACCCGGTACACGCTGTCGGGATTGTCGATGCCCCAACGTGATCCGGGGATGCGGCGGCCGTCGACGGGGTGGGCCAGCCGGGTGATGCAACTGACCTTGGGCCGCAACTTGTCCTGATTGGACGACCAGATCGCGGCCGAGAACATCACCTCGGCGAACGCGTCGTCGAAGCGTTCCCGCATCGCCTCGGATGCCTTGGCGCGGCCCAGCCAGGTTTGCGCAACGGTTTCGTAGGCGGCCCTGACGGTAGGGTGTTCGATCAGTTCGAGGGCGGCCAGTTCCTGCTCGTGCTGGGATGCCGTCGCGACCGGGTGGTCGAGCATCAATGGATCCTCTCGTCGATGAATTCTGCAAAACGCTTGTTGTACAGACTGAATCGCTCGTCGACCTGTTCGGGCCGCAGACCGTATTCGGCCAGCCCGTAGGCCGGACGCGCCGGCTCCCGGGGCCGCTCGCGCAGCCAGCGCCGCATCGCGTCCTCGGCCGGCGCGCTCAGCGGGAGACCGACGGCGTCGTAGACCCGGGCCACCTGCCCGATCGGATCGGCCACCGCGGCGTCGAACCCGACGTCGGTCACCCGTGCGGCATCGTCATCCCAGCCGTCCCGGGCAGCCACGGCCCGGTCGTTGGTCCAGCCCATCCGCTGCAGCCACTGCGCGCCCACCCGGGCGCGGTCCACGGTGTCGGCGTGCATGGCGTGCAGAGTGGCGTTGAGACCGGCGCCGGAGGCGATGGTGGTGCGCGGATTCCGGTGCATATGGACGAGGTGCAGATCCTCGAACTGCGCGCGCAACAAGTCCAGATAGCCAAGGTGGGCAGGCGATTTGAGCACCCAGCGGCGCGGCTGTTGGCCACGCTGTCGTTTCTGCCATTGCAGGAACTGCAGCATGCGGTGCAGGTAGTCGTAGGCCGGCGTGAAATCCTGTGCGTCGAGCCAGGATCGGTAGTGCGGCAGGTTCGCGCCGGATTCCGGAACGTGCGACAGGAACGCGTCGGCCAGGAAGACGATCTCCTCCTCGGCCTCGCGCGCGTACATCGGATGAATGGTGAACAACTCCGGCGCCAGTTCGCGCGACTTGGCTTCGCGCGCTTCGCTGATGGCGATGCGTGGGTCCGGGCCACCTTGGCCGTCGAACCGGTAGCCGAGCCGGGGCGCGACCTCGACCACCTCCCAGCCGTAGGCGCAGCTCAAGCGCGGGTCGGCGGCCAGGAGTCGTTGCAGCAGCGTGGTTCCGCTGCGCATCATGCCGACCACCACGATGGGTGCCTGCACCTGCTCGTCCAGTATCTCCGGGTGCCGCCGGACCCACTCCTGGGTGCGCAGCCGCATCCGCAGGCTGTGCACCAGGCCCGAGCGCAGGATGTGGGTGCCGATCGCGTTCAGTTCGGCCCGCGCGTAGTCGGCCAGCAACACCTGCAGCGGTTCCTCGAATTCGCCTGGGCCCCAATCCGTCAGCGATTCTTTGCGTTGCGCGTCGGCCATGATCGCCGCGCGGTCGAAGCCGGCTGAGTTGTCCACTGGTCAAAACTTCAGGTGACGGCTCAGATCGCCCACCTGGTCGATGAACATGGTGCGGCTGTCGAACCACCAGACGCCGTCGATCCGCTGGAAGGTGTCCTTGTAGTGCCCGGTCACGATCACCTGCAACGGCAGGTCCGGGGTGGCCTGGGTGACGCAGTAGTAGGAGGTGCTGCGCGCGGTGCCCGCGGCCTCGTCGATCTGCAGTTGCACATTGGTGGTGTTGTGGTGGGTCTTGGGGGTGCCGTCTTCGTAGAGCCGGGTGCTCATCTCGTACATGGCGCGCACGCCGGTGATGCCGGTGAAGACGGTCTCTGGTGGGCCGTCCTCCACCCCGCAGATGCGGCCGTGCCGGAAGAGCGCGGCAACACCGTCGAGATCGCCGCCGTCGAGCAGTTCGGCGTAGGTGTAGATCAAGTTCGTGATCGCTACGGCGCTGTCACTCACGTTCGATTCCGCTCCTGACTGTCTGTCGAGCAGGTGCCCAACCGAGCCCAGACCATGTTGGCAGAACCGCTGTGGCTTTCATAGAACCGCCCACTATTCTTGGCCGTTGTGACGTTACCCTGGACTCCCGCCCGGCTCGGCGATCTGAGCGGCAAGCGAGTCATCGTGACCGGAGCGACCAACGGCGTCGGCCTGGGAACCGCGCGCGCCCTGGCCAACGCCGGCGCACATGTCATCCTCGCGGTGCGCAACACCGAACTCGGTGAGCAGCGTGCCGCCCAGATCGCAGGCTCGACGTCGGTGGTCAAGCTCGACCTGGCCGACCTGTCCTCGGTGCGCGCCTTCCCCGATCTGATCGACGGAGACGTCGACATCCTGATCAACAACGCCGGAACCCTGACCGACCGGCGCAAGGACACCGTCGACGGCTTCGAGATGACGCTGGGCACCAACCTGCTCGGACCGTTCGCGCTGACGAACCTGCTGCTGCCGCGGGTGCGTTCGCAGATCGTCAATGTCGGCTCGGACGCGCACCGCTCGGCGACACTGCGACTCGACGATCTGCACCTGCGCCGCAACAAGTGGTCGCGGCTGGGGGCCTACGCGCAGTCGAAGCTCACGGTGATGTTGTGGGGCCTGGAGTTGGACCGCCGGCTGCGTGCGGCGGGCTCACCGGTCGTCAGCCAGCTCACGCACCCCGGTTGGGTCGCCTCGAACCTTTCGCATCTTTCCGACTCCGGGCTGATGTCGTTGGCGCACAAGGTAACTAAGAGTCTGGCCGATCGGCTGGGCAACGACATCGACCAGGGTGCTGCGCCCACCCTGTTCTGCATCAGCGAACCGGTGCCGCCGGGCAGCTACATCGGTGTCAGCGGTAGGGGAGGGCTGCGGGGCGATCCGGTGTTCATCGGACGTTCGGCCGTCGCCGGCGATTACGACACGGCGGCCCGGCTGGTGGCGTTCGCCGAAGCGGAGACCGGCACCACCGTGCCGCTTTGATGCCCGGCGAAACGGCCCGCGGCAATTTCTAGCGATTGCGGCGTTCGTCCGATTACCGCGCCGCAATCACCGCCATTAGTTCCTCGACGACGCGGGTGGTGGTTGGGGTTGGAAGGGTGTGTACCACCACCATTGGGCGTGTTCGCCGGTGGGGCCGGTGCAGGGTTTGACGTCGGGAGGTGCGGCGGTGGGGGGTCGGGCCAGTGATCCGGTGGCAGGGTCGGCCGCTGCTGTCATGACGGTGAGTTGGTCGGCGGGGCCGGTGAGGGTGATCAGGCCGCGGTGATGTGCGCGGTGGTAGGGGCAGACCAGGGCCAGATTGCTCGCAAGTTGAGAATCTACCCTCTTACTGGCGGTCTTCCGCCACGAAGGTTAGACCGCCGGGCTAGCCGGTGGTGTGGGTGCGGCGGTGGTAGTGGCGATGACGTGGGCCCGGTTGCCGCAGATGTTGGCGGTGCACCAGCCGCGGCGCGGATTGGTGGCCAGAAAGAGCATGGAGCAATCCGTTGGCGCAGCGTCGCAACTGGTCGCGGTAGCGGGGATCAGAGTACGGTTATGGCGTCGGTGGCGGTAGGTCATAGAGCGCGGGGTTTCCGCCGTATCCGACAGTGCCAAACGCACGCTGCGCTGCAGCTCGGTGGCGATTAGGTCCAACCGTGCGCTAATCGGTGCGCCGCGGCGGCGGCGTTGATGTCATCCAGCGACTCGGTTGGCGGCACGCGGTGCTCAAGGTAAGGCCGAACGCGTCGCGAACGGCGGCGTAGCCGGCGGGTGGCGGTGGGATCGGGGATAGCACCGGGAGGCAGTCGCACCCTGCAGCTGCCACCACCGGCGCAGCTGGTCGGGATCGGACAACAAGTCGGTGGCCGGTTGGGTGACCGTGACCAGTGTATCGGCGAGGTCGACCGATATCGACGGTTCGCCGCCCATCGGAAAGCCCGCCTGTTGCAGCGCCTCCAATGTCGGTCCCGTCTGGATCCTCACGTCGCCATTTTAAGCGTGTGGCGACGCGCAACCGTTGCTCTCTGATCATGCGGAATACCTGTTGAGAGCCCGATGACCACGGTTGCCTTCAATGACCTAATGCGCTACCCTTCGAGCTATGCATTAGCATGGTCTGCTGATCACCGACCGTTGAGGAGTCCTGTCATGACCGTCGACCCACCATTCGTTACCCGCGCTCGGGGGTGGACCTGGCCTGGCGTCGTGGCGGCCACGCTGGTCGCCGCGGTCGGCGATGCCGCGTTCGCGTTCATCGCGTACGTGCTGATCGCCCGCCGGTTCAACTTCGAGACACTGTTGCAGCAGCCATCGCCAGCGGCCTGCTCGGCGAGTCCGCATTCACCACCGGCCGCGCCGGGATCGGCGTCGCGGCGCTGGGGTTCGCCATCCACCTGGCGCTGGCGGCAGTGTTCACTTTCTTCTACGCGCTGGTCATCGCACCCCGGGTGCACACCCTGCCGATAGCCACCGCCATTGGAGCGGCCTACGGTGCAGCGATCTGGGTGTTCATGAACACCGTGGTCTTGCCGTTAGGCCACGCAGCCGGCGAAACGTTCTTAAGTGGCTACTACCTGGCCTTCCTCGTCGATCACGCGCTGCTGGTCGGATTGCCGATCGCCGTGATTCTGTTCGTCTTCGTCCGTCGCCGCGCCGCTGACCTCGCCCAGTTCCCATCCAATCTGCAACCAACGCTGGAGAGTATCGTTTTCTACGCCCATCCGTCACCACAGCCTGACCATCGACCATCTGCATGTCTTCGTCCGCGAAGCCGGCGACCGCGACCGGCCGACGCTGGTGCTGCTGCCCGGCTACCCG
The nucleotide sequence above comes from Mycobacterium kiyosense. Encoded proteins:
- a CDS encoding dehydrogenase; translation: MAVVTLPWTPARLGDLSGKRVIVTGATNGVGLGTARALANAGAHVILAVRNTELGEQRAAQIAGSTSVVKLDLADLSSVRAFPDLIDGDVDILINNAGTLTDRRKDTVDGFEMTLGTNLLGPFALTNLLLPRVRSQIVNVGSDAHRSATLRLDDLHLRRNKWSRLGAYAQSKLTVMLWGLELDRRLRAAGSPVVSQLTHPGWVASNLSHLSDSGLMSLAHKVTKSLADRLGNDIDQGAAPTLFCISEPVPPGSYIGVSGRGGLRGDPVFIGRSAVAGDYDTAARLVAFAEAETGTTVPL
- a CDS encoding putative sulfotransferase, whose product is MDNSAGFDRAAIMADAQRKESLTDWGPGEFEEPLQVLLADYARAELNAIGTHILRSGLVHSLRMRLRTQEWVRRHPEILDEQVQAPIVVVGMMRSGTTLLQRLLAADPRLSCAYGWEVVEVAPRLGYRFDGQGGPDPRIAISEAREAKSRELAPELFTIHPMYAREAEEEIVFLADAFLSHVPESGANLPHYRSWLDAQDFTPAYDYLHRMLQFLQWQKRQRGQQPRRWVLKSPAHLGYLDLLRAQFEDLHLVHMHRNPRTTIASGAGLNATLHAMHADTVDRARVGAQWLQRMGWTNDRAVAARDGWDDDAARVTDVGFDAAVADPIGQVARVYDAVGLPLSAPAEDAMRRWLRERPREPARPAYGLAEYGLRPEQVDERFSLYNKRFAEFIDERIH